A window of Sulfurimonas gotlandica GD1 contains these coding sequences:
- a CDS encoding class I SAM-dependent methyltransferase, whose product MSLKDKEKWDTKYLEKSQLLRPRQASKNLQDNIVHCKGTKALDLACGSGRNSIFLAECGFEVDAFDIAEAAIKALEADARTRNLLSKINATQVDLDTHNIKENYYDIIVMANFLDRKVLASAMNALKKYGVLFVETYMLSDENEKQSDTNNLLKSQELREMLDDSWEVLYYDEFENEDYEIYKMKKQALLAKKIN is encoded by the coding sequence ATGTCACTAAAAGATAAAGAAAAATGGGATACTAAGTATCTCGAAAAAAGCCAACTGCTAAGACCAAGACAAGCCAGTAAAAATCTACAAGACAACATCGTACACTGCAAAGGGACTAAGGCTCTTGACTTAGCTTGTGGCTCAGGACGAAACAGTATCTTCTTGGCTGAGTGTGGTTTTGAGGTAGATGCATTTGATATTGCCGAAGCAGCTATAAAAGCGCTAGAAGCTGATGCGCGTACTAGAAACCTTCTCTCTAAGATAAATGCTACTCAAGTTGATTTAGATACACACAATATCAAAGAAAACTACTATGACATTATCGTTATGGCTAACTTTCTTGATAGAAAAGTTTTAGCATCAGCAATGAACGCACTTAAAAAATATGGGGTACTTTTTGTTGAGACATATATGCTCAGTGATGAAAACGAAAAACAATCAGACACAAACAACTTACTAAAGAGCCAAGAGCTTAGAGAGATGCTAGATGACTCGTGGGAAGTTCTATACTATGATGAGTTTGAAAATGAGGACTACGAGATATACAAGATGAAAAAACAAGCACTGCTAGCAAAAAAGATAAACTAA
- a CDS encoding MATE family efflux transporter, translating to MHIDLTRGVIKEHIIKLAVPAVIGYFFHTMFNVTDTIFAGMISTQALAALSLSGSIFFMVLAIGIGMSEAVTSLVGNAFGKKDIKKAEQIVLNSLVFAIILSIFLIIIGLFGVPYLVVALGDPSYVAETYEYINPILYGSFLFIVAFFLNAILNATGDTISFRNILIFTAILNVFLDYIFIIEFQLGVSAIAYATLISEGITVLYLFYKVRRTKIWCGCSKLKLNIDIMKELLKQGFPPSINMFMMAFGMYIITYFVAPFGKEAVGAFGIGMRIEQIFLMPVVGINIAVLSIISQNNGAKTFSRIPETVKLAIAYGWMISTLGVASFFIFGEFLASLMTSDPLVIKQAALYLRIAGLASYGFVVIFVYIGMLQGIAKPAVIFPVSVYRQLIAPIIVFSALSYFNFGIFSMWVGLDLIIFSSALYLWWYGEKKLKLLSH from the coding sequence ATGCACATAGACCTGACACGAGGTGTCATCAAAGAGCATATTATAAAACTTGCAGTACCGGCTGTCATAGGCTACTTCTTTCACACAATGTTTAATGTTACAGATACTATTTTTGCGGGGATGATATCTACTCAAGCTCTTGCTGCACTCTCGCTATCAGGATCTATATTTTTTATGGTTTTGGCTATAGGCATTGGTATGAGTGAAGCAGTAACTTCTCTAGTGGGAAATGCTTTTGGTAAAAAAGACATAAAAAAAGCCGAGCAGATTGTTCTAAACTCCTTAGTATTTGCCATTATTCTTTCTATATTTTTAATTATAATTGGACTTTTTGGTGTTCCTTACTTAGTAGTTGCACTCGGTGATCCTTCTTATGTTGCTGAAACTTACGAGTACATCAACCCGATCTTGTATGGATCTTTTCTCTTCATAGTAGCTTTCTTTTTAAATGCCATACTAAATGCAACCGGTGACACTATATCATTTAGAAATATCTTGATATTCACTGCCATTTTGAATGTTTTTTTAGACTACATCTTCATAATAGAGTTTCAATTAGGTGTTAGTGCCATAGCTTATGCGACACTTATATCCGAGGGGATTACGGTTTTATACCTCTTTTACAAAGTTAGAAGAACAAAAATCTGGTGTGGTTGTAGTAAATTAAAGCTAAATATAGACATAATGAAAGAGCTTCTAAAACAAGGTTTTCCACCAAGTATAAACATGTTTATGATGGCATTTGGTATGTATATCATCACTTACTTTGTAGCACCTTTTGGTAAAGAAGCAGTTGGAGCATTTGGTATAGGAATGAGAATAGAGCAAATCTTTCTTATGCCTGTAGTTGGGATAAATATCGCTGTTCTTTCCATAATTTCTCAAAACAATGGAGCTAAAACTTTTAGTCGTATTCCTGAGACCGTAAAACTTGCAATTGCTTATGGATGGATGATATCCACTCTAGGAGTGGCATCGTTTTTTATATTTGGAGAGTTTTTAGCTTCACTTATGACATCTGATCCTTTAGTTATAAAACAAGCTGCATTATATCTTCGTATTGCCGGACTTGCTTCCTATGGGTTTGTAGTTATCTTTGTCTATATAGGGATGCTTCAAGGTATAGCAAAACCGGCCGTTATCTTTCCAGTAAGTGTCTACAGACAGCTCATTGCTCCTATTATTGTGTTTAGTGCTTTAAGCTATTTTAATTTTGGAATATTTTCTATGTGGGTGGGACTAGACTTGATTATCTTTAGTTCAGCCCTATATCTGTGGTGGTATGGAGAGAAGAAACTAAAGCTTCTCTCGCACTAA
- a CDS encoding helicase-related protein has translation MDVKIKKPRKRYFDNVSVGKRTKQVVYSCEQHDKAAMFEQFIKNSESKQTAVLVKSKRNADALSAYLKTKDIQAPAIHGNLRIQQIEEAGKAFNASEINIIITTDMILKSLELTNIQRIVNYDLPIQQEEYFIRLAYVDEVGEAISFVAPDEEGMLQIIEFKMKLEIPEEEIAGFIPTEISEKDSKSQKNQKKKPRHRKKKQKEESQSTKES, from the coding sequence ATGGATGTGAAAATCAAAAAACCTAGAAAAAGATACTTTGACAATGTCAGTGTCGGAAAACGTACTAAGCAAGTAGTTTACTCTTGCGAGCAACACGATAAAGCAGCAATGTTTGAGCAATTTATAAAAAACAGTGAGTCTAAGCAAACTGCAGTTCTTGTAAAAAGTAAGCGTAATGCAGATGCACTAAGTGCATACCTTAAAACAAAAGATATTCAAGCTCCAGCAATACATGGCAATCTTAGAATCCAGCAGATTGAAGAAGCTGGTAAAGCTTTTAATGCATCTGAGATAAATATTATTATAACAACGGACATGATTTTAAAATCACTTGAACTGACAAATATACAACGAATCGTAAACTATGATCTTCCTATTCAGCAAGAAGAGTATTTCATTCGTTTAGCGTATGTAGATGAAGTTGGAGAAGCTATCTCATTCGTTGCTCCAGATGAAGAAGGAATGTTGCAAATTATAGAGTTTAAGATGAAGCTTGAAATACCTGAAGAAGAAATAGCTGGTTTTATTCCTACAGAGATAAGTGAAAAAGACTCAAAATCTCAAAAAAACCAAAAGAAAAAACCTAGACATCGTAAGAAAAAACAAAAAGAAGAGAGTCAAAGCACTAAGGAATCTTAG
- a CDS encoding GGDEF domain-containing response regulator: MEGQDLDPNAIEYSKYSIHIVEDSPLVITALLNVLEPKNYIINSSSNGKEALEAINNNKPDLIILDVEMPIMNGYETITKLKENKKTQNIPVIFLTSLTKPDVIKKIFNLGASDYISKPFVAEEMLARVEKEIKNIMLQTLLKEKMSKLAELLSVDALTKASNKMHMTSIIKTNLKKIRDGQIKSFSLMYIDVDDFNAFIRANGINATDATIKKIAMIIKRSIRDKDILAHWHGDKFMISFAQISKDELDDTAKAIRDKISKAPFGLNGHLTCSISIVEITSDENINTIIDKLQNSIKLSKETNKGSIVKIMDCDI, from the coding sequence ATGGAAGGACAAGACTTAGACCCAAATGCAATTGAATACTCCAAATACAGTATTCATATAGTTGAAGACAGTCCTCTTGTCATCACAGCACTCCTAAATGTTTTAGAACCAAAAAACTACATAATCAACTCTTCTTCAAATGGCAAAGAAGCTCTTGAAGCCATTAACAACAACAAACCTGATCTTATAATCTTAGATGTTGAGATGCCAATTATGAATGGTTACGAGACGATAACTAAACTCAAAGAAAACAAAAAAACTCAAAATATTCCTGTAATCTTTCTTACATCTCTTACAAAACCTGATGTTATAAAAAAGATATTTAACCTTGGAGCATCTGACTATATCTCAAAACCATTTGTAGCTGAAGAGATGCTAGCTAGGGTTGAGAAAGAGATCAAAAACATAATGCTGCAAACACTCTTAAAAGAGAAGATGTCAAAACTAGCTGAGCTACTATCTGTAGATGCACTTACAAAAGCTTCAAATAAGATGCATATGACATCTATCATCAAAACTAATCTGAAAAAAATCAGAGATGGACAGATAAAGTCATTTTCTCTTATGTATATCGATGTTGATGATTTCAACGCTTTCATTAGAGCCAATGGAATCAATGCTACAGATGCTACTATTAAAAAAATAGCGATGATTATAAAACGCTCTATTCGTGATAAAGACATACTCGCTCACTGGCATGGAGATAAGTTTATGATAAGTTTTGCTCAAATCTCAAAAGATGAGCTTGATGACACCGCTAAAGCAATCAGAGACAAAATATCAAAAGCACCTTTTGGTTTAAATGGGCATCTAACCTGTTCTATATCAATAGTAGAAATAACAAGCGATGAAAATATTAATACAATTATAGATAAGCTTCAAAATAGCATAAAACTCTCAAAAGAAACAAATAAAGGCTCCATCGTTAAAATTATGGATTGTGATATTTAA
- a CDS encoding Spy/CpxP family protein refolding chaperone: MKIKFLTIASLLVLALASTSLSAQQKPFLIHGQLPHITGTIMQLWDDEDLALSLEQKTKLKEIRIRTVGGLATIKGEVFPLEAEIVKASSNGANPDSLEDSLQKLAELRAEATMLHLRCLYDTRNILTKKQLQLIE; the protein is encoded by the coding sequence ATGAAAATAAAATTTTTAACGATAGCTAGTTTGTTGGTATTAGCTCTAGCTTCAACAAGCTTATCTGCTCAACAAAAACCGTTTCTTATTCATGGACAACTACCACATATTACTGGTACTATAATGCAGTTATGGGATGATGAAGATTTAGCTCTAAGCCTTGAACAAAAAACAAAACTAAAAGAGATTAGAATAAGAACAGTTGGTGGTCTTGCAACTATAAAAGGTGAAGTTTTTCCTTTAGAAGCTGAGATAGTTAAAGCAAGTTCAAATGGTGCAAACCCAGATAGTTTAGAAGATTCTCTTCAAAAGTTAGCAGAACTAAGAGCTGAGGCTACGATGCTTCATCTTCGTTGTCTTTACGACACAAGAAACATCCTAACTAAAAAACAGCTTCAACTTATAGAGTAA
- the thiI gene encoding tRNA uracil 4-sulfurtransferase ThiI produces MQNPSSKTQKFILKFFPEIMIKGSSARRQMTGQLYTNLVTLLERIDADIKVRKYSDKIEVLTPISALPEVRITLINTPGIEQILEVLQFDNLDTLDKIKHKVGVIVAKSLEDKTFAVRAKRSGTHTFKSTELESTVGGYLLAHTDAKKVDLHNPDVTVRIELIESQLNIITTKYKGLSGFPIGTQGDILSLMSGGFDSTVASYFTMKRGIKTHFIFFNLGGMAHEIGVKQVALYLWSKFGSSHRVKFISVPFDDVLTEIFRSTAPTYMGVTLKRLMLMASEKVADSLEIDALLTGESVAQVSSQTLRNLAIIDQASNKLILRPLSTMNKPEIMAIADDIGTRHFAESMPEYCGVISQNPITHGSFKRMEREAKKFNYEVLDKAVEDAQHIYVDEIVDDISNQAPIEVVSDLTQGNFVVIDIRAEDVCIETSCECIKIPFHKLKTEFEKLPQDKEYLLYCEKGIMSQLHAQYLRDAKKSENVRVYRPL; encoded by the coding sequence GTGCAAAACCCATCAAGTAAAACACAAAAATTCATCCTAAAATTTTTCCCTGAGATCATGATAAAAGGCTCTTCAGCAAGAAGACAAATGACAGGACAACTCTATACAAACCTAGTCACTTTACTAGAACGCATAGATGCAGATATAAAAGTAAGAAAGTATTCTGACAAGATCGAAGTCCTAACACCCATCAGTGCACTGCCTGAAGTTAGAATAACTCTTATTAACACTCCTGGAATCGAGCAGATTCTTGAAGTCTTACAGTTCGACAACCTCGATACACTTGATAAGATTAAACACAAAGTCGGTGTAATAGTAGCCAAGAGTTTAGAAGATAAGACCTTTGCAGTAAGAGCAAAGCGTTCAGGTACACATACTTTTAAGTCTACGGAGCTTGAGAGCACGGTTGGCGGTTATCTTCTGGCACACACAGATGCTAAAAAAGTTGATCTTCACAACCCTGATGTAACTGTGAGAATTGAGCTGATTGAGAGTCAGTTAAATATTATTACTACAAAGTACAAAGGTCTAAGCGGCTTTCCTATCGGTACGCAAGGCGATATTTTATCTTTGATGTCGGGAGGATTTGACTCGACAGTAGCATCCTACTTCACGATGAAAAGAGGAATAAAAACACACTTTATATTTTTCAACCTTGGCGGAATGGCACATGAAATCGGAGTCAAACAAGTAGCCCTTTACCTGTGGTCAAAGTTTGGCTCATCTCATAGAGTTAAGTTTATATCTGTACCTTTTGATGATGTCCTTACTGAGATTTTTCGCTCTACAGCACCGACATATATGGGAGTCACGCTTAAACGCCTAATGCTTATGGCATCTGAAAAGGTAGCCGACTCACTTGAGATAGATGCACTCCTTACAGGTGAGAGTGTCGCACAAGTATCATCACAGACACTTAGAAACCTTGCAATAATCGACCAAGCAAGTAACAAGCTCATACTGCGTCCACTCTCAACCATGAATAAACCAGAGATTATGGCTATAGCAGACGACATCGGAACACGCCATTTTGCAGAAAGCATGCCTGAGTACTGCGGTGTAATCTCCCAAAATCCTATCACTCACGGCTCTTTTAAACGTATGGAAAGAGAAGCTAAAAAGTTTAACTATGAAGTGCTGGATAAGGCAGTAGAAGATGCACAGCATATCTATGTGGATGAGATAGTTGACGACATCAGTAATCAAGCTCCCATAGAAGTTGTAAGTGACTTAACGCAGGGTAATTTTGTAGTCATAGATATACGAGCGGAAGATGTCTGCATAGAAACATCATGTGAGTGTATAAAAATACCGTTTCATAAACTCAAAACCGAGTTCGAGAAACTTCCACAAGATAAAGAGTACCTGCTCTACTGTGAAAAAGGTATCATGAGTCAACTACATGCACAGTATCTAAGAGATGCCAAAAAAAGTGAAAACGTCAGGGTTTATAGACCTTTATAA
- a CDS encoding EAL and HDOD domain-containing protein: protein MNVINISKQKIFDNKKHIFAYEIVFRDSENQTTGLSCSVKGTSKLIISSIGSTELDKLLGQRTLAFINVDAETLTKGILDVLDNKRFILNILEDIDLTDNVIAKIIQYKKRGFSFSLEHFDSSAQMITKFSRLFNFIDIIKMDIVLSEASNLEKVQAKFKGTRIKLLAQNIETKEDFLKYSQMGFDYLQGYYLDKPEMMEIIGTKEPAQVIILQLIKIIKDNDTTEQLESFIKKQPDLSFKLVQFFNNSKKFDVQVESLTQVITLMGREKLLRWLMVYLYSEASQNPASKTILALAIKRAERMEAEAEPKQKDKAYLAGMFSMLSSIFETDIKELMNHINMDNDITSLVLDKKGIFASSLMRAEAAEKDYLKEIMLANFEKLHTTDLIYTLEYGGVDIDDNKL, encoded by the coding sequence ATGAATGTAATTAATATATCTAAACAAAAAATATTTGATAATAAAAAGCATATCTTTGCTTATGAGATAGTTTTTCGAGACAGTGAGAACCAGACAACAGGTCTTTCATGTAGTGTCAAAGGAACTTCTAAACTTATTATAAGTTCTATTGGCAGTACGGAACTAGACAAATTACTAGGCCAAAGAACATTAGCTTTTATCAATGTGGATGCAGAGACCTTAACAAAAGGCATCTTAGATGTTTTAGACAACAAAAGATTTATTTTAAATATACTAGAAGACATTGATTTAACTGACAATGTAATTGCTAAAATCATTCAGTATAAGAAAAGAGGCTTTAGTTTTTCTCTTGAGCATTTTGATTCAAGTGCTCAGATGATTACAAAATTTAGCAGACTTTTTAACTTTATAGATATCATTAAAATGGACATTGTTCTATCTGAAGCTTCTAATCTTGAAAAAGTTCAGGCTAAGTTTAAAGGTACTAGGATTAAACTATTGGCTCAAAATATTGAGACAAAAGAGGACTTTTTAAAGTACTCACAAATGGGTTTTGACTATCTACAAGGTTACTATCTCGATAAGCCTGAGATGATGGAAATTATCGGTACAAAAGAACCAGCCCAAGTTATAATACTCCAGCTTATTAAAATAATCAAAGATAACGATACTACTGAACAGCTAGAATCATTCATAAAAAAACAGCCTGACCTCTCTTTTAAACTTGTTCAATTTTTCAATAACTCTAAAAAATTTGATGTACAGGTAGAATCTTTAACTCAGGTAATCACTCTTATGGGGAGAGAGAAACTACTAAGATGGTTAATGGTCTACCTATACTCTGAAGCTTCACAAAATCCAGCTTCAAAAACAATACTCGCACTTGCTATAAAAAGAGCAGAAAGAATGGAAGCAGAAGCTGAACCTAAACAAAAAGACAAAGCTTACTTGGCAGGAATGTTTTCGATGCTTAGTTCGATTTTTGAGACAGATATAAAAGAGCTGATGAATCACATAAACATGGACAATGATATAACATCTTTAGTTCTAGATAAAAAAGGTATTTTTGCCAGTAGTTTAATGAGAGCAGAAGCAGCAGAAAAAGATTATTTAAAAGAGATCATGTTAGCAAATTTTGAAAAATTGCATACTACTGATTTGATTTATACATTAGAATACGGTGGAGTTGATATAGACGATAATAAACTTTAG
- a CDS encoding IS3 family transposase (programmed frameshift) — MARVVYSEEFRIEAVKQVTKNGYSISDTAERLGVHPDSLRNWIKRLESPQAIQKHQILDESQAEIKKLQKELKRVTEERDILKKGRGVLCKPHKLKYSFIKEYSQFYAVHRLCKVMQVHRSGYYQWLNQPISNRELENQELLIQIKEAYKESNGVYGHRNIHKDLKELGIHVNKKRVARLMSEAKLYGVGTYKRKPYSKAGPVHKAHPNHLHQCFISGKPNDTWVSDITYIRTKEGWIFLATVIDLYSRKIIGWSTGHRQTTSLIISALKMAVARLSKDGKVILHSDQGSQYSSYEYKKFAKEHNIILSMSRRGNCYDNAVAESFFKTLKKELVRKQIFLTREIAASKIFEYIEMFYNSKRRHSYLDYISPNEFEKRYNEKSLKK, encoded by the exons ATGGCAAGAGTAGTTTATAGTGAAGAGTTTAGAATAGAGGCTGTAAAACAAGTTACTAAAAATGGTTATAGCATATCTGATACAGCTGAAAGATTAGGTGTGCATCCAGATTCACTCAGAAATTGGATAAAACGACTAGAGTCACCTCAAGCAATCCAAAAACATCAAATATTAGATGAATCTCAAGCAGAGATAAAGAAGCTCCAGAAAGAACTAAAGCGAGTTACTGAAGAGAGGGATATTCTAAAAA AAGGCCGCGGTGTACTTTGCAAGCCACACAAACTAAAATACTCTTTTATTAAAGAGTATAGTCAATTTTATGCAGTGCATAGACTGTGTAAAGTAATGCAAGTACACAGAAGCGGATATTATCAGTGGCTTAATCAACCTATTTCAAATAGAGAGCTTGAGAATCAAGAATTGCTTATTCAAATAAAAGAGGCTTATAAAGAATCAAATGGAGTTTATGGTCATAGAAATATCCATAAAGATTTAAAAGAGCTAGGAATACATGTAAATAAAAAAAGAGTAGCTAGACTTATGAGTGAAGCCAAGCTCTACGGTGTTGGTACTTATAAACGCAAGCCATACTCTAAAGCTGGTCCAGTTCACAAAGCACATCCAAACCATTTACACCAGTGTTTCATATCAGGAAAGCCAAATGACACATGGGTTAGTGATATAACTTATATTAGAACTAAAGAGGGATGGATATTTTTAGCTACTGTTATAGATTTGTATAGTAGAAAAATCATAGGTTGGTCAACTGGGCACCGTCAAACTACATCTCTAATTATAAGCGCACTTAAAATGGCAGTTGCAAGGCTAAGTAAAGATGGTAAGGTAATTCTTCATTCAGATCAAGGAAGCCAATATAGCTCTTATGAGTATAAAAAGTTTGCAAAAGAACATAATATTATTCTGAGTATGAGCAGACGAGGCAACTGTTATGATAATGCTGTTGCTGAGAGTTTTTTTAAAACTCTTAAAAAAGAGCTAGTCAGAAAACAGATATTTTTAACGAGAGAAATTGCAGCATCCAAAATATTTGAATATATAGAGATGTTCTACAATTCGAAAAGAAGACACAGTTATTTAGATTATATTTCACCAAATGAGTTTGAAAAAAGATATAATGAAAAGTCTTTAAAAAAGTAG
- a CDS encoding ADP-ribosylglycohydrolase family protein encodes MSNITKEEKIKGTFFGAIVADALCLGSHYEYDAKKIYQAYGEKPIEKFMSPGEMMGGQTHGIGWGERNYHPGKKAGGTTDYGDYNILVLEYLAAIADTPRPFNVANMIPHWMKRLENNWGSWVCTMTKETYAQVKQGVPVEHLGGISNAMAIRHVAAHAYYDSETEIIDVARKSMFTHKDVHALGGAEFFARVTHRVINGISPSDAIQMVAVDMGGFFADKVSQAIAKYKEATDENSALYREKFADDLAITSMARLWDVGRSEPIKVGKASPTEGTLPGAVYFILKYANEEDGLKKALQANAMVGGDNASRGIAIGMVLGAYKGVDAIPLEWKETLDEWDYCEEMLDTLPLLK; translated from the coding sequence ATGAGTAATATTACAAAAGAAGAAAAAATCAAAGGTACTTTTTTCGGAGCGATAGTAGCTGATGCACTCTGCTTAGGTAGTCATTATGAATATGACGCCAAAAAAATATACCAAGCCTACGGAGAAAAACCCATAGAAAAGTTCATGTCACCAGGTGAGATGATGGGTGGTCAAACTCATGGTATCGGCTGGGGTGAGCGCAACTATCATCCTGGTAAAAAAGCCGGTGGAACTACTGACTATGGTGATTATAATATTTTAGTTTTAGAGTATCTGGCTGCAATCGCTGATACTCCTAGACCTTTTAATGTTGCCAACATGATTCCGCACTGGATGAAAAGACTTGAGAACAACTGGGGCTCTTGGGTTTGTACAATGACAAAAGAGACATATGCACAGGTAAAACAAGGCGTACCTGTTGAGCATCTTGGCGGCATCTCTAATGCTATGGCAATTCGTCATGTTGCAGCACATGCTTACTATGACAGTGAAACAGAGATAATAGATGTAGCAAGAAAAAGTATGTTTACACACAAAGATGTTCATGCTCTTGGCGGTGCTGAGTTTTTTGCTCGTGTAACTCACCGCGTTATAAACGGGATAAGCCCATCAGATGCTATACAAATGGTTGCTGTAGATATGGGTGGTTTTTTTGCAGATAAAGTTTCTCAAGCTATTGCTAAATACAAAGAAGCTACAGATGAAAACTCAGCACTATACCGTGAGAAATTTGCTGATGATCTTGCTATTACAAGTATGGCTAGACTATGGGATGTAGGTCGTTCAGAGCCTATTAAGGTAGGAAAAGCAAGTCCAACCGAGGGGACACTTCCAGGAGCAGTTTACTTCATCTTAAAATATGCCAACGAAGAAGACGGACTAAAAAAAGCACTACAGGCTAACGCCATGGTTGGTGGAGATAATGCTTCACGAGGTATAGCAATCGGTATGGTTCTTGGAGCATATAAAGGTGTAGATGCAATACCACTAGAGTGGAAAGAAACACTTGATGAGTGGGACTACTGTGAAGAGATGCTAGATACTCTTCCTCTACTTAAGTAG
- a CDS encoding ion transporter, with protein MQENIKNFVENSKFQNFIIALIIINGITMGFETSKGFMESYGSIIHIFDKLVITIFTLEIMLRIYAHRVSFFKDTWSLFDFAIVAISLVPSTGGFEIFRILRVIRLLRLITVVPQMRKIVMALVSVIPGMLSIAGLLMLLFYIFAIMATQLYSESFPLWFGTLGESFYTLFQVMTLESWSMGIVRPIMEVHPYAWTFFIPFIFMVTFIMINLIVAVVVDAMAEINKDETSCVVEEIHTHEDHTALQLKALQLEIRELKELVREKL; from the coding sequence ATGCAAGAAAATATTAAAAACTTTGTTGAAAATAGTAAGTTTCAAAACTTCATAATAGCCTTGATTATCATCAATGGTATTACTATGGGTTTTGAGACTTCTAAAGGTTTTATGGAGAGTTACGGCTCTATTATTCATATATTTGACAAACTGGTAATCACAATCTTTACTTTAGAGATAATGCTTCGCATCTATGCTCATAGAGTCTCGTTTTTTAAAGATACATGGAGTCTTTTTGACTTTGCCATCGTAGCGATTTCTTTGGTACCTTCAACTGGAGGATTTGAGATATTCAGAATCCTAAGAGTAATAAGGCTTTTGAGACTTATCACAGTTGTTCCACAGATGCGAAAGATTGTTATGGCTCTTGTGAGTGTTATTCCTGGGATGCTTTCTATCGCTGGACTCTTAATGCTGTTGTTTTACATCTTTGCAATCATGGCAACTCAACTATACAGCGAGAGTTTTCCTTTATGGTTTGGTACTTTAGGAGAGTCGTTTTACACACTCTTTCAGGTTATGACCTTAGAGTCTTGGTCTATGGGAATAGTAAGACCTATAATGGAAGTTCATCCGTATGCTTGGACGTTCTTCATACCGTTTATATTCATGGTGACATTTATCATGATAAACCTAATTGTAGCCGTGGTAGTAGATGCTATGGCTGAGATAAATAAAGATGAAACTAGTTGTGTAGTAGAAGAGATTCATACTCATGAAGATCATACAGCCCTGCAACTAAAAGCGTTACAGTTAGAGATTAGAGAGTTAAAAGAGTTAGTGCGAGAGAAGCTTTAG
- a CDS encoding L,D-transpeptidase, producing MTIFFKLFFTSILLSILLQASSFDVKKMQQDFHDEVVLKPLYIKHNDKALVDKAVKDRAKKFRIYNQYWEKAKKQLWKKRNYLSHSQFMTLVDLSKQVLIVVLWDETAKDFYPIGFDFIASGNIKREVEVTNGDAHYFKTPAGFFGIKSGWRSDGEIYKDNITMPYGKKDRFIFYFGEQKGLRYNSFDENNTKITDPKKYKLITDKLKFAMHAHVSTAPLGSPQSHGCIRMSNELNLYLDNNLVFFKHLYDGKKWIHPYKKPPAKPNNHELAGEYMLILNKVY from the coding sequence ATGACTATATTTTTTAAACTATTTTTTACATCTATACTCTTATCAATACTCTTACAAGCTTCATCATTCGACGTAAAAAAAATGCAACAAGATTTTCATGATGAAGTTGTTTTAAAACCTCTCTATATTAAGCACAACGATAAGGCTCTTGTTGATAAAGCTGTTAAAGATAGAGCCAAAAAGTTTCGTATATATAACCAATACTGGGAAAAAGCTAAAAAACAGCTCTGGAAAAAGCGAAACTATCTTTCTCATTCTCAGTTTATGACTTTGGTTGACCTATCTAAACAAGTACTTATTGTAGTTTTATGGGACGAAACAGCAAAGGACTTCTATCCTATAGGCTTTGATTTTATCGCTAGTGGAAACATCAAAAGAGAAGTAGAAGTAACAAACGGTGATGCCCACTACTTTAAAACACCTGCAGGATTTTTTGGCATCAAGAGTGGATGGCGCTCTGATGGAGAGATATATAAAGACAACATCACGATGCCATACGGTAAGAAAGACAGATTTATCTTTTACTTTGGTGAGCAAAAAGGTCTTCGCTATAACTCATTTGATGAGAACAATACAAAAATAACAGATCCTAAAAAGTACAAACTCATAACTGACAAACTAAAATTTGCCATGCATGCGCACGTCAGCACTGCGCCATTGGGTAGCCCTCAGTCACACGGATGCATACGCATGAGTAATGAGCTAAATCTATATCTAGATAACAACCTAGTATTTTTCAAGCATCTCTACGATGGGAAAAAATGGATTCATCCATACAAAAAACCGCCAGCTAAGCCAAACAATCATGAACTAGCAGGTGAATATATGCTGATCTTAAACAAAGTTTATTAG